One Alligator mississippiensis isolate rAllMis1 chromosome 1, rAllMis1, whole genome shotgun sequence genomic window carries:
- the RPS12 gene encoding small ribosomal subunit protein eS12, with protein MAEEGITAGGVMDVNTALQEVLKTALIHDGLARGIREAAKALDKRQAHLCVLASNCDEPMYVKLVEALCAEHQINLIKVDDNKKLGEWVGLCKIDREGKPRKVVGCSCVVVKDYGKESQAKDVIEEYFKCKK; from the exons ATGGCCGAGgaagg CATTACTGCTGGAGGTGTAATGGACGTCAACACTGCCCTGCAAGAAGTGCTGAAGACCGCACTGATCCACGATGGCCTGGCACGGGGCATTCGCGAGGCCGCCAAAGCCTTAGACAA ACGCCAAGCCCACCTTTGTGTTCTTGCATCAAACTGCGATGAACCAATGTACGTGAAGCTGGTTGAAGCACTTTGTGCAGAACACCAAATCAACTTGATAAAA GTTGATGACAACAAGAAATTGGGCGAGTGGGTAGGTCTCTGCAAAATTGACAGAGAAGGAAAACCCCGCAAAGTAGTGGGCTGCAGTTGTGTGGTTGTCAAA GACTATGGCAAGGAATCTCAGGCCAAAGATGTCATCGAAGAGTACTTCAAATGCAAAAAatga